One stretch of Narcine bancroftii isolate sNarBan1 chromosome 8, sNarBan1.hap1, whole genome shotgun sequence DNA includes these proteins:
- the LOC138741155 gene encoding interferon gamma receptor 1-like isoform X1: MSKYQWNFRSQLCWCWRPLAPVGAETILWPPENPHFISVNTENIFHWSPARNNSQHVRYDVQYCRYGYDEECIPVPHCRGISHHYCDLTEETWQFSISYKAGVRSVIANTTSKWERTNRFKPLHSTSLGLPSFETKVDDNMFSVKVFPPTLHTAKRNRSMAELYPYSLIYIIYIHANDTGRSEEIQSRGELNRTNVRPGNIYCIKVRAHLNGDGRKSNITEEKCIEIPAPSLDFRSLIDIIFGVIGAVSILSFICFWLGIFCRHYLKKQRTIPAVLESFGENKKFSSVMDSPSLTENVVVQKVFADDAHHRVTKNLELDDVWLDQKITETCSVDSGIDIGSHLLDRMMLVSEPLNPYMQQTPDSSSLQSNNPECGQNSSQPVNFSSIRIPDSMSEPDHNTASMTTSGYQRQMPKTNAASEWDESSSPAQPVHNLFPCLTSISDPIVTNGCFSLNDVILVENEL, from the exons ATGTCTAAATACCAATGGAACTTCAGATCGCAACTCTGCTGGTGTTGGCGACCACTCGCTCCGGTAG gAGCTGAAACCATCCTGTGGCCCCCTGAAAATCCTCATTTCATTTCTGTGAATACTGAAAACATCTTCCATTGGAGTCCAGCCCGGAATAATTCACAACATGTTCGATATGATGTGCAGTACTGCAG GTATGGATATGATGAAGAATGCATCCCTGTACCACACTGTAGAGGAATTTCTCACCATTACTGCGACCTCACTGAGGAAACATGGCAATTCAGCATCAGCTATAAGGCAGGGGTCAGAAGTGTGATTGCCAACACAACCTCTAAATGGGAAAGAACCAATCGATTTAAACCTTTGCATTCCA CCTCTCTGGGTTTGCCATCCTTTGAAACCAAAGTGGACGACAACATGTTTTCAGTCAAAGTCTTCCCgcccaccttgcacacagcaaaAAGAAATCGGTCAATGGCAGAACTGTACCCATACTCACTGATATACATCATTTATATCCATGCAAATGACACCGGCAGG tctgaggagattcagagtCGAGGAGAATTGAACAGAACCAATGTGCGACCAGGAAATATCTATTGCATCAAAGTCAGAGCTCATttgaatggagatggaagaaaAAGCAATATTACAGAAGAAAAATGCATTGAAATCCCAGCCCCTAGTCTAG ATTTTCGGAGTTTGATAGACATCATCTTTGGTGTCATTGGTGCTGTTAGCATTCTCTCCTTCATCTGCTTTTGGCTTGGAATCTTTTGCCGGCATTATCTGAAGAAACAGAGAACAATCCCAGCTGTCCTG GAATCATTTGGAGAAAACAAGAAGTTTTCGAGCGTCATGGATTCTCCAAGTTTGACAGAAAATGTAGTGGTGCAGAAggtatttgctgatgatgctcACCACCGCGTCACCAAGAATCTTGAACTGGATGACGTGTGGCTGGATCAGAAAATCACAGAAACCTGTTCTGTGGATAGTGGAATTGATATTGGAAGCCACTTGTTGGACCGGATGATGTTGGTCAGTGAGCCTCTGAACCCCTACATGCAGCAAACACCGGATTCGAGCAGCCTTCAGAGCAACAACCCAGAGTGTGGACAGAACAGTTCTCAGCCTGTTAACTTCAGCTCGATACGTATCCCGGACTCAATGAGTGAACCAGATCACAACACTGCAAGCATGACCACTTCAGGTTACCAGAGGCAGATGCCAAAGACTAATGCAGCCTCAGAATGGGATGAGAGCAGCTCTCCAGCACAGCCTGTCCACAACTTGTTTCCCTGCCTCACCTCAATATCAGACCCTATTGTAACGAATGGATGTTTCAGCTTAAATGATGTTATTTTGGTTGAAAATGAACTTTAA
- the LOC138741155 gene encoding interleukin-20 receptor subunit alpha-like isoform X2 has protein sequence MELQIATLLVLATTRSGAETILWPPENPHFISVNTENIFHWSPARNNSQHVRYDVQYCRYGYDEECIPVPHCRGISHHYCDLTEETWQFSISYKAGVRSVIANTTSKWERTNRFKPLHSTSLGLPSFETKVDDNMFSVKVFPPTLHTAKRNRSMAELYPYSLIYIIYIHANDTGRSEEIQSRGELNRTNVRPGNIYCIKVRAHLNGDGRKSNITEEKCIEIPAPSLDFRSLIDIIFGVIGAVSILSFICFWLGIFCRHYLKKQRTIPAVLESFGENKKFSSVMDSPSLTENVVVQKVFADDAHHRVTKNLELDDVWLDQKITETCSVDSGIDIGSHLLDRMMLVSEPLNPYMQQTPDSSSLQSNNPECGQNSSQPVNFSSIRIPDSMSEPDHNTASMTTSGYQRQMPKTNAASEWDESSSPAQPVHNLFPCLTSISDPIVTNGCFSLNDVILVENEL, from the exons ATGGAACTTCAGATCGCAACTCTGCTGGTGTTGGCGACCACTCGCTCCG gAGCTGAAACCATCCTGTGGCCCCCTGAAAATCCTCATTTCATTTCTGTGAATACTGAAAACATCTTCCATTGGAGTCCAGCCCGGAATAATTCACAACATGTTCGATATGATGTGCAGTACTGCAG GTATGGATATGATGAAGAATGCATCCCTGTACCACACTGTAGAGGAATTTCTCACCATTACTGCGACCTCACTGAGGAAACATGGCAATTCAGCATCAGCTATAAGGCAGGGGTCAGAAGTGTGATTGCCAACACAACCTCTAAATGGGAAAGAACCAATCGATTTAAACCTTTGCATTCCA CCTCTCTGGGTTTGCCATCCTTTGAAACCAAAGTGGACGACAACATGTTTTCAGTCAAAGTCTTCCCgcccaccttgcacacagcaaaAAGAAATCGGTCAATGGCAGAACTGTACCCATACTCACTGATATACATCATTTATATCCATGCAAATGACACCGGCAGG tctgaggagattcagagtCGAGGAGAATTGAACAGAACCAATGTGCGACCAGGAAATATCTATTGCATCAAAGTCAGAGCTCATttgaatggagatggaagaaaAAGCAATATTACAGAAGAAAAATGCATTGAAATCCCAGCCCCTAGTCTAG ATTTTCGGAGTTTGATAGACATCATCTTTGGTGTCATTGGTGCTGTTAGCATTCTCTCCTTCATCTGCTTTTGGCTTGGAATCTTTTGCCGGCATTATCTGAAGAAACAGAGAACAATCCCAGCTGTCCTG GAATCATTTGGAGAAAACAAGAAGTTTTCGAGCGTCATGGATTCTCCAAGTTTGACAGAAAATGTAGTGGTGCAGAAggtatttgctgatgatgctcACCACCGCGTCACCAAGAATCTTGAACTGGATGACGTGTGGCTGGATCAGAAAATCACAGAAACCTGTTCTGTGGATAGTGGAATTGATATTGGAAGCCACTTGTTGGACCGGATGATGTTGGTCAGTGAGCCTCTGAACCCCTACATGCAGCAAACACCGGATTCGAGCAGCCTTCAGAGCAACAACCCAGAGTGTGGACAGAACAGTTCTCAGCCTGTTAACTTCAGCTCGATACGTATCCCGGACTCAATGAGTGAACCAGATCACAACACTGCAAGCATGACCACTTCAGGTTACCAGAGGCAGATGCCAAAGACTAATGCAGCCTCAGAATGGGATGAGAGCAGCTCTCCAGCACAGCCTGTCCACAACTTGTTTCCCTGCCTCACCTCAATATCAGACCCTATTGTAACGAATGGATGTTTCAGCTTAAATGATGTTATTTTGGTTGAAAATGAACTTTAA